TGATTGTAACAGTTCAAGctaattatttcttaatttttgttccCTTTGGCAGATTACTCAGGTTTATGGATTTTATGATGAATGTCTCCGAAAGTGAGTTTTCTTTACATTACCTTTGTTTAGGGGGTAATAATTGAAATAAGTTATGTTAACtttcaacaagaaaataatttttttaatatctataAAGAATTTGAATGACATTATATTTCAATTTGTTatcatcaatattaatatagAGTTGAAaactctttttcccaaaatgaaACTTGTGGTATGGggaaaatctttttcttttggatttaaTACTGTAGTTTGGGTAATCTTAATATAGAGTTTCTGAACTGGATGGGTAGACAATGCATATCATGGCACTTACGTATGCTGGATAGAATACTAGTCAAAGCATTTTCGTTGCACAACCCAGCTGGGATTTAAAAGGATTATCAAATTGAATGGGTATGTGGGCTTCGAACTTGTGGATGTACTGGCATCGATGTCAAGAAAGTAGGATTTTTCATGACAACTAGGTAGGTTTTTTTTGGGATGTTACACATGCACCCTGCAGCTTGAACCCAACCACAAGATGATATGATATTGGGTAGCCTTTTTTGAGTTTGACCTAGTTCTTAGTGGTGTATCCTTTAGGTCAATTGGGGCCACATGGGTGGTTGACGTTTTAATGAGCACTCATGcagaatttatttgtttttgctCTTGCAAATCCAtgatattactttttttttttttctttttttctcccttcACGATGATAATTTACAGGTATGGCAATGCTAATGTGTGGAAGATCTTTACAGACCTTTTTGACTATTTCCCGTTGACTGCACTGGTTAGTAAACTTTCATTTTCCTGAGGTTTACTATAATCATTTATGCTCAGTTTTATTATAGACTGAAGGGTGAATAGTTCTCCAATATGGCTTGCTGAATAACTGGGGGGAAACAATGGTATAGGATTTTATATGTCAATTCCCAATCATTAATGTTCATGTCCTATTCTCTCATTTTTAGGTTGAGTCAGAAATATTTTGTCTGCACGGTGGACTGTCACCATCAATTGAAACTCTTGATAACATAAGGAATTTTGATCGTGTTCAAGAGGTTCCTCATGAAGGGCCCATGTGTGATTTGTTATGGTCTGACCCAGATGACCGATGTGGTTGGGGTATTTCACCTCGTGGTGCTGGATATACTTTTGGCCAGGTAACTTTAACTTCTTATATCCAATTGCCTCTATGTATGTATTAAAAGTGAACACTCTTGAAGCTTTAATAGTTCACCTGTAACATTCTCTATCTTCTTTGATTTAATATAgcacttctttatttttaacgAATAATATAgcacatcaaaatattttttgcagGATATATCTGATCAATTCAATCATACAAACAACTTAAACTTGATTGCTAGAGCTCATCAATTGGTCATGGATGGATTTAACTGGGCCCACGTAATTATCACTCTTACTTTTGGCTTGCTTGTTTAGTATTATGGGGGTTAGATATTTGATATAAAGTTTTTTGGTTGAGACAGGAACAAAAGGTGGTTACTATATTTAGTGCACCCAATTATTGTTATCGCTGTGGTAACATGGCTTCCATCTTAGAAGTTGATGACTGCAAGAGCCACACGTTCATCCAGGTCTCGCTTTCTCTCTTCCTCCTTTCCTTCCCTTTAATTCACACATGATGCATGAGtgcattttgttttgttcatgtATTTACTTGAATATTTGTCAATCTTGCAGTTTGAGCCAGCTCCTAGGAGAGGAGAACCAGATGTTACCCGCAGAACGCCTGATTATTTCTTATAAAACAGCTGCCTTTGTGTGGTAATGATGACCAGTTGCTTCTTCTAGCAGGAAATATATATTCGTTACTCTGCTTTCCTACTCGTGGAGTCGGTGCATTTGCACCTTTTTGTGTGGGAGATATAAAATTTATGACTTGCCAACCGTTTCTGGTGATTGCGGCAGCCCTGAAAGATGTATAATAGGAAGGTAATATGCTCACTGATTTGTCTTACACTTTAAACCTTACTGGATTTCCTGCTCGAGATATTGCCTACTTGACACACACAGAGTCAGAATGTATTGCTTCTAGCTGAAATGTGGATAttcgtttttctttcttttttaccaCTTTTATTTGCTCTCCTCCCTTCTCATCTCCTATGGCCGCGAGAAGGGGATGGATGGATTTATGTCCTATTGGATGGTTTGCCTCGTTTCTTTCATCTTGAACAACAATTATGGCCATAGTAATGGTAAGACATTTTTGCTTTTCTCGATTTAATAATCTTATACTAGTTTCCATGTTCCATGTTTACATGTTTCACCTTTGATGATACCAGCTCATTTGCACGAAACTAGCTTGCCAAATATTGCCTGCCGCACTTTGATgggcattcctttttcttttttttcatgggCATTCTTCAGATGAGAAGGTTTCCATTGAGGAATCCTTTCCCATTGAATAATTTTATGTTGGATCATCCCTCCGTCTCTCCCATCTGTGGAAGTGCCGGTCATGCATTAGCTTTTTCACCGACGCCTGTTCTTCAAGATTGAAAGATAATAGTTTGATCGTTTTACCGTGTGCTGTAAGCCTGCAAGGCTCTTTGAAGAATATGACATGCGTCTGGGTTCCTGAAAATCCAAGTGAAGGGACACGTTGatccccttttttgtttttttatttatttatgggcAACTAATTGAACAAAACGCAGCGCTTTGGAGGGATACTTCGTTGAAATGACATCGTGATGGTTGCCTCAGTCGAAAAGGGATTTTCTGCCATTTAGGAATTGCAGAAAAATGGAGTGGGGAGCCCTCTGTCCGGGAAAGGCTGGGACAGTAGGCCCTTTCTCGGGCAGAGAATCATTGCCTGAGGCCCTCTCACATGCCCCTGTCCATATCGAAAGGCTGGGGAAGAGGCCCAATTGCGGACAACAATTTCCtcaattttaagtgaaatataAAGGCATTATTTGATGTTTAAGATTTAATGttattgcatttaacatttattaaatttttgaatgttATGCCAGACATGAATGTCTGTTATATATAACAcattaagagcctgtttgagggtctacaagaggtagctcaatcggcttgGATCACGTTTAATctagcgaaggtcactagttcaaattttcttcttccctcttgtgtagacatgtcaaaaaaaaagagaagaagtcTGTTTGAGATTAAAAGCTgtactttttaatttaaaagctctatttctcaaaagCAAGTCCAAAATAAACTCTAAATCTTACTCACGAAATAACTATCCAATTAAATTATAGAGATTCTATTCCCCCAATTGTACAAAACGGTTCCGCCTCTCAAACGCCATTTAAGAAACGACTGCTAATTGGACTCAAAAGAGATTTCATAATTATAAATCTGTTTTCGAAACAAGAGTATCCAAAACGGAATAGAATCCTATCCATTTTAATTGGAACAGAAAAAAACCGGTTATTTCATTCAAGGAGGGTAAAATTGTCAATTCTTTAAGGACAATTTTACCCTCCTAAAACAACTAACCGAGTCAATGGGATCATTCTCCATTCAAAACTAGGACTGCCGTTTTCCATAAAAATCAAGCGTTCACGCAACGCCTACTGTAAAAGCGCGTTTAAATTTCCATTGCCCATTCCACACTGTAAAGCTCACGGATAAATTGCGAGAATCTTAGATACAACTCATattataatatgaaaaaaattataggaaaaattGTGACTTGCAAAataagcatatatatcatataccCTTTAAACTGGCCTATAAGATACTACTCATATTTTACAAGAGCACCAAGCATTACAAGCTCAGGTGAGAGAAAAGAGATGGAACAAGATCTACCACCGACCATGCAAGGCCTGCATATTGGATGAACCTGATACCTGTATCAACATCAAATGAATCCTGTTGGGAGAAAAAGAACAGCTTTTGGGAATAACCAGACTGTTTAATCTTGTCTGATTTCTTCCCATTTCCATTTAGATTTGGGATATAGCTGGTTGATTTAATTGGGATGCCCAATGTGTTTGATACAACAGGGAGAATCCATTTCGCAAGAGCCTTGCTGCAGAACTTCACAAGAAGTATTGTGGGTATCCCAACCAGCATTCTTCCCACAAAGGTAGGGATTGTGAGTTGTGGGGTAAATATGCGTGCAACGGCTTCATGGTGAAACTGATGATACGTTTGCTGGATCCCGGATACCTGAAAACAATTGCTATTTTAGATTATCAATGTCACAAGAAGAAGGcacaaaatttgaaagaatataGTCAATATACAAACTTTTCATGAATTTGGCAATAACTTCCtttgtcttttccttttatgCATTCTATCAGATTTCTATAAAAGAATGTGAAGTTCATACTGTAagtgtaataatatgatatttgtGTCAAATAGAGTCAGTCTTGTCATATCCAAATACTGCAACGATATATTTAAAAAGATCGATTAAATTCCTATTGCAACCCCATGCAATATTCTGGTAATAGCAGACGGAAGTTGAAAGCCAAACATAGCATTAATTCAAACTTAAATGGGTGGAGATTGCTTACGATTCCGAATGCAACACCATTAAAGGCAGTGTGGTACTCAAAACTTGGTGTTGGGAGCTCAGGAGTTGGATAAGCAAAGAGCAACAGGAAGCTTAGAGCGGCCCAAAAGGATGTAACTGCATCAGAGATAGAGTGTGCACTAAGTGAGATTTCATACCCACGTTGCTGAATTTTGAATCTCAAAGTCAGTATCTTGTTTGAATTTCAAACTCTTCGTAAAGTTAAAAACACCCCAGACTACTTTCTGTCAAACAGAAGTTTCCAACAGAACTTAACTTCCAAGACAATTCATGATTCAACATTCTTCTTTATCCCAACAAATTTTGAGATAATGATTTTTGATTAGACAAGTTTCCATCATGAAAAATCTACTTCCAGGTTTGTAACCTCAAAGTCCCCATGTGTGGCTGTTTCTCAAAAGGGTCTGCTCGCAAATGGAACCCATGAGCCATTACTGCCTGATGAGAAAACTTCCTATATGTGGGAACTTCTCTCTTACTTTGTAGGCACATTAATTAAGGTGCTGCAGCTGGTTCTCTATTAGGCTAACTTCTGCCCCTGGTCTTAGCTCTGCAAGGCCAATCTATCTTCTAATATTGTTAGCTTGGTAGCTCTTTTTCCTAACATATTACAGGCATGGTGGCATACCAACCTTTCCCACACTCAGCACTTGGGGCAACTTGGCCAGTTTAGGAATTTGCTTGAAGCCTCTCCTGAGGCTGCTAAGCTACTTCTTACCTTCATCAAGTTCTTCAAAAGCCTAGGCCCTTTTGCTTTTCAGCTATACAAAATTGGTAACCATTAACGTGGCAACAGAAGTATACATACCATTTTGTCCTGAGACAACAAAAATGTCAACATATTGATGAACTGTAAGCCAAAATGAAAGGATCACCAGTCCAACGGAAAGGCCACCAATGACATCAACCAAACTGTGCATGCCGAGGTAAATTCTTCCTAGCAAGTAAACCAAATTTCAGTTTGGAAATATGCAGCAAGAAACTAAAAAAGcttccaaaaacagaaaaactaattaaaaaagaatgaaCTTACCCAAACCAATGAGGCCCACAAGCAAACAAACAAGGGCAAGGCCAACAAATTTCATGGAGGCATCTTCATACTGAGTATAAGACAAGACATAATGCAAAAGGTACCTGGAAATCCCCAGTGCAAGAAGTTAGCCTGTAAGAGGGAATATTTTAAGATGCAAAGGTAAGAGGAAAAGCTCTCAACTTTCACAAAGTACAAAGCATGAACCCAACGGTTGTAAACAAATGCATGCATGTTATAAGCAATACTGATTGACGTGTATTCATTGCTAACATGTTGATTACCCTAGAAGATCATGAGGTTTACGCGGATACGTGAGAATTATGAGCTTTGCTAAAGAAGCTTAAACCATTGGTCTTGACTCATGAGGCATGAATTTTAAACCTCTAAGAACAGAACCTATTCAATTGCCTTCTAAATTCATCTGCGCGGCTACACCGcaaatataacaaattaaaaaaataaaaataaaaatccggTACCCAGATAAGCAAACTGTGTTAAGAGTGTGAGAAGAAGGCAATCCATATTCCAATGCATTTTCTTCCTCGTCCTTTGTGGCAGTTATTCTCCTAACAGGTGGTGAACTGGGCCTCGGTGCTGATACCACGTCCTATGAAACACAAACACCacagatgcatatatatatatatatatatatcttcattaACAAGCACTAAACGGCATACAAACAAATGAGAAGCTTAGAACCAAGAAAGAGAGGAAGTAGATACCTTTATACAGTTCCCAAGATAATCACAAAAAGCCATCAAAAGGGTAATTTGCCTAGCCAATCTGCCATGCCCACTCTACaatattacccaaaaaaatgcCACTAAATTTGACTTCTTAAAATGCTGATAAATGAAATTGCTCTAAAGTCCATATCAGACAATAAAAAACCAGGTCAGATTTCAAAATTAACCAAATTATGGAGAGACAGAACATACCCAGAAGAGCAGAGGAAGAAAGGCAGTGTAAAAGGGCACAGATACAACGCAAGACAACCCAGAGAACAGAGCATCCAGAAACCTATGCTGGTATTTCTGCAAAAACCCACCAGACCAATCCCAAAAAGAATTactctattgaaaaaaaaaaaaaaaaaaaaaaaaacatatatacagAGAATTCAACAAGAATGATCATCTGGGTTTTCATTTTCAGTTGCAAAAGTTGACTGAAACCTGGATCTGGAGGAGAAGAGGGTTCCCAGTGATGACACGGTGAGCCACCCATGGTTGCAGGAAAGATCTAAGCTTGCGAGTCACATTGAGGTATGAAGCCATCACAATCCATGCGACGATTCCACACAGCGTTGCTCCTTGCCACACTGCTATGCTTTCCATCTCtttctccctccctctctccctctctctctctctctctaatttccCTCTTGAAGAAGAGGGATCGAAGAAGAGAAACAATGAGAGACGCAGataacaaagaagaaaacaaaaaaaaattgaaagctagTGGCAGGACTTGACTACAGAGGCAttgaggaaatttctgtccaaagaGGAaagaagttttattttattattttagtttaatatttgtattatagtgggtatttacatttttttttttttcaatttttaaatggtCATAACTCTTGCCACTTCGGCTTCGGTGGCTTCTCTTTTTGGCTGGCCCAGAAAAAGCCAGCAAAtcggtgagaaaaaaaaaaaaaagaaaaaaaaaaaaaaaagaagaagaagaaaagtagatTGACAGCAAGTTGCAAATGTCTCAGTAGGGTGGGCTGCTCTTCTATGTCCAGGTTTAGTCTGGTTTGTGTGTATTCGGTTTGCtgatttttaatgaagtttatttattaaaaaaaaaaaaaaaaaaaaaagtagaaaaatagaaagcaagTTGCAAATTATGGTGGCCGTTTCATTAAATGTGATATACTCATTATCTACCATGCCGGCCTAAGTAGACAAGGAGGGGGCTCAAGAGTTTATCATTCAGATTAAATTGCTAGACTATTTTAACTAGTTAGCATGTAACTCGATACGACATCATTTAATAACTGTAACCTGTTAATAGGTGAGGAATTTGAAACCTTGCTTGGCCAAGACCGTACCCTATTAGAGGGCAACACGTGGCAAATGTCGTATTTGTTGATAAACATTCTACGTAAAGGAGGACATGCAACAATATTCAAATACATTTCTATTACAATCCTTTTGAGACTCTACTCTCTAAACAATCAATTCTTGCTAACTTAATCATAGAGGCAAAGGAAGAAGCTAATTTATGGATGCCATAAGCTATCTTcgacaaattaaaaaaatattcctaAAATATATCTTTTTACGCAAtattctcaaaaattaattttctccctCAAAATCCTCACCCTCTCCTCCCATCACTAAAATTCATGGTTTCACATATAATCGTAAGTTTTATCTGCCGATACTCTCAACAAGTCTctaatcattcttgttttctccAGTAAGCACCCATTGTTAGAAGTTTGATCGTGCGATCAACTGCATCAAAATGTCAGTCAAAAAAATACTCctaaaattcttatttaatttaatttaaccaGAAGTTGTTCCATGTAAACTCATTTATCACTTAAGTTAACCCATCAATAAACTATTAttgttgtgtattttttttttcttttattatgcgTATGTGTTGTTAGCACATTgatttgaacttttaattgggaaataaaaataaataaaggttttCAATTGCATCCATATCAGATCTCAACGTTGTATGATTTGTTCCAGAATGAAGTGATTGTCTCTATCACGCCAGAAGGATCACAATAGATGGCCACCGAAGACTTGGTCAACGTTGTTCCTAATTGACCAGTATTAGACTAATAGTCATAAGTAGGCCGtttttattaatgtttgaaTTTTCTCAATGTTGCTAAATCATTATTAATTGTTTGTGAAATTCCAAATAAACCCTTTAGTGGCGTCCTTTGgcttttgccttttcttttgcttttccttCTACTTTTGTTTCTGTGTTATCCAGATGATAAAAGGGATTGTGTAAAAGTTCTTTGTGGCAAATCCGGCGACTTAGTCAAAGATTTGGTGGTATTTGACTAGTGGGCTGCATAAAGAAAGCCCAAGACGAAGTTGGGAACCAATGGGCTcctaaattttctcttaaagcCCAAGACAAAGCTTATCCAAACTCAGAAATTATAAAGCACATGGTGTTCCTTAACACACACATCCCTCCCCCTATCCGGCTCTTAGgggataaaaacaaaaaaaaaacacactcaTAGCTTCAATTAGGTCATGGTGTAAATTAGGTATTTTACACTTTCTAATAGAAAGTAGACATCTCAatttgaaacaccaaaaaataatataactcttcaaaccaaataaattttattctcttgacaaaatactcATTGACAAAATCACTAACAAAACCATCAAAGCAACTTGGTTTTGGAGATTCTAGTATAGGGGCTCAGAGATTGGTGGATGGTGGGCATTGTGttagaatgaataaaaaaattcatgaaattgATTTGAAATAAATGTACGGAGTTTTCATCTCTAttgtatttagtatttttaactgatgtgtcaaatttttattgaattctaTATAAGGGACTCTTCTCCGCTATATATTTGTGGGAACAGGATCTTCTCagtttcatttgaactggataatatcccgttagttatattagaggggtatttttgtcttttcaaatatccctctaatataactaactggatattatcgagttcaaatgaaattgagaggatctaATTCATATTTGTGACTCCTTTGAAGGTAagaaaagaatgatttttttttgtttttttaattaaaagaatgatcactttaaatgttaaaataaattttgttgagTACAAACTGAAACTACGAGAACTTGCCTATATATTATCGTTCACATAAAGTAAAGGTGAACATTGACCCCCTTGGCGTTGGTTAGATTCCAATGATCGAAACATGCGGGGTTGATAGATAGATTCAGCCATTGATTTCCAAATCAACGATCCTATGAAATTGCATCAAGCTAAACCAATCAAAATCAATTAGTTGGATTGGGCTTAGCCGGTTAGGTCACACCAAGATCACCATTACTCAAAATTATAGTCAATGTGGCACTTACCACTAGCGGTATACAAGTGGGGCAGTTTTTAACCCCTAATAACCGCTTATAGCCGCTAACCGGATAATCGAAAATAATTACAACCGGATAATCGGATAATTGCTTAAGCCAGTTGCGGTTACATTTAGTAATCCAGTTAATAACCGGGTAATTGGATCTTTAATGTTTTTgatttgtaattgttttgaaTTATGAATTAAGATGTATATTACTTAGGATTTCCAACATTTTACTCCATAGGATTTCAtgtaaatttcacataaatAATTTTGATCCAAATAGTTATTGTCACTGAAATATAACAATGTATATGAGAGAGTTTCTCTTATTATTTAACATTGTACTCGTAGCTAAAATTCTTGGATCACATTTGAGATACGAGATAGATCACAAATAAATAATGGTCTTAATACTTTAGTAGTTTgaattaacaatatattataaaaaaaatattcttctttGAACCAacaaatttgaagttttatattaaagaaaaaaaatgatgaaattatttatgaatatcaGTTTATTACCAGTCTTTAATAACCACATAACATCTAGTTGCggttatttaaaattgaataacTGCCTAAATCGGTTACGATTATGAGAAAATAACCACTACTGCAACCGGTTATGCACCCCCTACAGCTACCACATCATACATaacatttattttcataaaatatagaCCGCCACATGAGTTTATAATAACATTAGTAAAAGTAACAATAACCCAAGCATTTTTTGACCCAAGGAGCTTTGATTTATAGAagcttatttataaataaatacaccATAAAGGCAACACTTTTTTTGCCCACTTTATAagttgtaaaaaaagaaaaagaagtaactTTGTCTTATTACAATTGGTTGGAGGAGTTTGGGTGGTGATTACATGTAAGAAGATGAATGGTAGGGGTTTAGCTACACATCCCTCTTCCCTTCATGACATGCCTCCTTAGACCAGGAATATGGACATTTGTGATATAATCTCTCCAATTTATGTTGCCCACATCAAACCCAAagtttctcttctcttcttcagACATGCTTTCCATCAATCTTTGAGTATTGCTGTTATCAAACCTGCATCACAGTTGTTACTCAAAGTTTAGCATAgtgtttggaagaaaagaaaagaaaaaacgcttaacttttgtttgttaatgctttttagagggtttttttttttaaatttttttggaaaaagtgtTCTTATgtaacataaatgtgaaaacaattttaaatgttttatgttttaggctatttgttaatatttttgttttgaaaagaaagacaaaagagaaagaaaatcttCACCCATTTCAAGACTGGAAAATGCTTGGGGGGCACTGTGAAAGGTGTCACGTGGCATAAtatggatgaaaaaaaattaagcaataaagACTGACGTGGTAATTATCATGTTAATTTGTAAGGAAAATATAGTAAATGTTGTAGTCTTCCTAACAAAGAACACTCTTTtgagaccattttttttttctcattaagaTTGTGCCAATTTTGATGGTAATTAATGAGCTCCTAAatttttatctctctttttggCAATCATGCACATTATTAACATTTTGAAGTGGGAAATTTTCTGTCCCGAGTAGTCTTGTGTCTAgttcaaaaaatataagaatttgATGAGAATTGATTATTTAAATTTCGGGATTTGATAATGATTAAATTACTTTAGAAGGGATTTGATTAGTATTAgattgaatttgaataaattcaaATCACTTGTTAGCTCACAATTATATCAACAAATAAGAGTAAGATGTAACCTTTTGAGCTCTTTCTTAATAGTAAATATAGTGTGTCTAACACTGAACcactctttattttctcttattCCGCTATCTTATTTATATTTCCATAGCAACCCAATACTTAAGATAATCCAATCTTCATGTATgataagttttttattttattttatttatttatttttatcctttttcaTATATTATGTGAAGAAATTGATTACTTACCTTCCACCATAAAATGTGTATGGCTCATATATGCTTGCTAAATGCTTGGCTTGTTCTACTGACTTTCTGCAAATAATTTCCAGTTTCTGGGACAGCTTCTCGTTGGAAGAGGCTGCAGCTGTCAAGCCACTTCGATGAATGGCATCTCCCCAAAGGTGAGTGGAGAACTCTTCCATGGATCTAAATAGCTTCATAGATGGAACACTGATTGGCCTACCCTTCGAGTCCAAACATGGAGAGGAATTGTAGTGTTCATACAGCAGTCTCGCCAGGTCTTGGAAAACCAATGGATTTACAACAGATGAAGCAATCTGGTACACATTGATGTCTGGTTTTTGTGCCTCTCCATGCCTTGCCATGGCTGCTAAGGTTGCATTAACAACCATGTCTGCTGGCACCTGCAATCAGTTATGTCAAGAGATGAGTGCTGCTGCCTAGGATTAAGGGTTTAATTCCAAATCAGTAGTTTTTTAATCAATGATTATGCCCTTAACAAATGGTATTTAGAGTAGGCACCACGTCACTGGTTCGAGTTACGAAGGAGGCAACCAATTATAAGCTgaattaaaatgtttttgatattatatatggATTTAGTGTTAACAAGTATGTGAGTGGTGCTGCCAAGAAGAGAAAACGCTATCATTGGGTCAGTGACAACAGAGTGAGCTGCAATGAATGTTGGGTTCGGAAAATTAGTGGAACGTTACGATTATAAGGGTTAAGGGTTTAACAAAATCAATATCCAACGATCGTAAGATTTTTGGATCAATGAGCGAAAATACTACCATTAGGTCACTGACAATAGAATGAGTTGCCACAAATGTTGGGTTCGGAAGCTTAGTGAAATGTTACGATTATAAGGGTTAAGGGTTTAACCAAATCAATATCCAACAATCGTAAGGTTTTCCTAGGGTTTTTGGATCTTAAGGGTTAAAGATTTAACCAAACCAAATCATTAGAATCAATGATTAGACCCTTAACAAGCCAAAAACACACATATGACAATTCAAGAACATAAGCATTTACTTACTACATCGAGTACTCCATTTGGGTCAACTAAGAAGCCTGTGAGCTGCCCTTTCCCATAGTACAAAACTATAGGATCCATCATCCTGTGAAGGAGAGTAGAAAGAAGGTTAGT
Above is a genomic segment from Corylus avellana chromosome ca9, CavTom2PMs-1.0 containing:
- the LOC132191479 gene encoding serine/threonine-protein phosphatase PP2A-4 catalytic subunit, whose product is MGVNSLPSDSSDDVDEQIAQLMECKPLVEQQVRALCEKAKEILMEESNVQPVKSPVTICGDIHGQFHDLAELFRIGGKCPDTNYLFMGDYVDRGYYSVETVTLLVALKVRYPQRITILRGNHESRQITQVYGFYDECLRKYGNANVWKIFTDLFDYFPLTALVESEIFCLHGGLSPSIETLDNIRNFDRVQEVPHEGPMCDLLWSDPDDRCGWGISPRGAGYTFGQDISDQFNHTNNLNLIARAHQLVMDGFNWAHEQKVVTIFSAPNYCYRCGNMASILEVDDCKSHTFIQFEPAPRRGEPDVTRRTPDYFL
- the LOC132161801 gene encoding lipid phosphate phosphatase delta, yielding MESIAVWQGATLCGIVAWIVMASYLNVTRKLRSFLQPWVAHRVITGNPLLLQIQKYQHRFLDALFSGLSCVVSVPFYTAFLPLLFWSGHGRLARQITLLMAFCDYLGNCIKDVVSAPRPSSPPVRRITATKDEEENALEYGLPSSHTLNTVCLSGYLLHYVLSYTQYEDASMKFVGLALVCLLVGLIGLGRIYLGMHSLVDVIGGLSVGLVILSFWLTVHQYVDIFVVSGQNVTSFWAALSFLLLFAYPTPELPTPSFEYHTAFNGVAFGIVSGIQQTYHQFHHEAVARIFTPQLTIPTFVGRMLVGIPTILLVKFCSKALAKWILPVVSNTLGIPIKSTSYIPNLNGNGKKSDKIKQSGYSQKLFFFSQQDSFDVDTGIRFIQYAGLAWSVVDLVPSLFSHLSL